In Pengzhenrongella sicca, a single genomic region encodes these proteins:
- a CDS encoding riboflavin synthase, protein MFTGIIEELGTVVALERASGPAGGRDADARITVRGPLVTSDAALGDSISVAGVCLTVAALGEGTFTSDVMPESLRRTSLGDLEPGAAVNLERAVRADGRLGGHVVSGHVDGVGRILSRAPGPRWDDVVVAMPPELAGYVAEKGSITISGVSLTVTTVGPDSFGVSLIPTTLAATTLGALRVGDPVNLEVDVMAKYVERLLTTAGVLR, encoded by the coding sequence ATGTTCACCGGAATCATCGAGGAGCTCGGCACGGTCGTCGCGCTCGAGCGCGCGAGCGGCCCGGCGGGCGGCCGGGACGCCGACGCCCGGATCACCGTCCGCGGCCCGCTGGTCACGTCCGACGCCGCGCTCGGCGACTCGATCTCCGTCGCCGGGGTGTGCCTGACGGTCGCGGCGCTGGGCGAGGGCACCTTCACGTCGGACGTCATGCCCGAGTCCCTGCGCCGCACCTCCCTCGGCGACCTCGAGCCCGGCGCAGCCGTCAACCTCGAGCGCGCGGTCCGCGCCGACGGCCGGCTCGGGGGGCACGTCGTGTCCGGGCACGTCGACGGCGTCGGCCGCATCCTGAGCCGCGCCCCCGGGCCGCGGTGGGACGACGTCGTCGTCGCGATGCCACCCGAGCTCGCCGGCTACGTCGCCGAGAAGGGCTCGATCACGATCAGCGGCGTCTCGCTCACCGTGACGACCGTCGGCCCGGACAGCTTCGGGGTGAGCCTGATCCCGACAACGCTCGCCGCGACGACCCTCGGGGCGCTGCGCGTCGGCGACCCCGTCAACCTGGAGGTAGATGTGATGGCGAAGTACGTCGAGCGACTGCTCACCACGGCCGGGGTGCTCCGATGA
- a CDS encoding PH domain-containing protein, with the protein MAGPAAPPPVPEPGSAAGARAAALATLYAPFRPRLARWVSLVLAAIVAVGTPALVLTIEGTYGFLDLAGFAIVGGAIVWFCWRQASVCAVVDEQGIAVRNLLLSRRLDWAEIVSVRFGAGRPWVQLDLADGDTLAVMGVQRADGARSVSEASRLATLVALHTRTSRDD; encoded by the coding sequence GTGGCCGGGCCCGCCGCGCCGCCACCGGTACCCGAACCTGGTTCGGCCGCCGGAGCGCGCGCGGCGGCGCTGGCCACCCTGTACGCGCCGTTCCGCCCCCGGCTCGCCCGCTGGGTGTCGCTCGTCCTCGCGGCGATCGTGGCGGTCGGCACGCCCGCGCTGGTGCTCACGATCGAGGGCACGTACGGATTCCTCGACCTCGCGGGTTTCGCGATAGTCGGCGGCGCGATCGTCTGGTTCTGCTGGCGGCAGGCGAGCGTGTGCGCCGTCGTGGATGAGCAGGGCATCGCCGTGCGCAACCTGCTGCTGTCCCGCCGGCTCGACTGGGCCGAGATCGTGTCGGTCCGGTTCGGCGCGGGCCGGCCGTGGGTCCAGCTCGACCTCGCGGACGGCGACACGCTCGCCGTGATGGGCGTCCAGCGGGCCGACGGCGCTCGCTCGGTGTCCGAGGCGAGCCGCCTCGCGACCCTGGTGGCGCTGCACACCCGCACGTCGCGCGACGACTGA
- a CDS encoding helix-turn-helix transcriptional regulator, with protein MAERASDRLLRMLGMITYLDRQAGVTVEQLATQFGVPTRQVIEDIDTLWVTGTPGYWPHDLIDFDAASYDQGVVRLVESRGMTRPLRLGTREAVALIAALRAMRAALATGLDRGRTAVLTSALEKLTAATGEAAAAVDVRLAVEGAPEVVDALREALERGRRLRLRYVTAADVTSEREVDPIRLLTEDEHSYLLAWCYRAEDERLFRVDRVLAAEVLDTPAAAHAVRPRTPAFAPGPDGELVTLELGSRARWIAEQVPVESVENLPGGGFRIGLRIADPAWLRHLLLQTAAEVRAVAPARVAAEAADAARAALAAYGPLADR; from the coding sequence GTGGCTGAACGGGCGAGCGACCGGCTGCTGCGCATGCTCGGCATGATCACCTACCTCGACCGGCAGGCGGGCGTGACCGTCGAGCAGCTCGCCACCCAGTTCGGGGTGCCGACCCGGCAGGTGATCGAGGACATCGACACGCTCTGGGTGACCGGCACCCCCGGGTACTGGCCGCACGACCTCATCGACTTCGACGCCGCCTCGTACGACCAGGGCGTCGTCCGCCTCGTCGAGTCCCGCGGCATGACCCGCCCGCTGCGGCTCGGCACGCGGGAGGCGGTCGCGCTGATCGCCGCGCTGCGTGCCATGCGCGCGGCGCTGGCGACCGGGCTGGACCGGGGCCGCACCGCGGTGCTGACGTCGGCGCTCGAGAAGCTCACCGCGGCGACGGGCGAGGCGGCGGCCGCCGTCGACGTCCGGCTGGCGGTCGAGGGCGCCCCCGAGGTCGTCGACGCCCTTCGCGAGGCCCTCGAGCGCGGCCGCCGGCTACGGCTGCGCTACGTCACCGCGGCGGACGTCACGAGCGAGCGCGAGGTCGACCCGATCCGCCTGCTCACCGAGGACGAGCACTCCTACCTGCTGGCCTGGTGCTACCGCGCCGAGGACGAGCGGCTCTTCCGGGTGGACCGCGTGCTGGCGGCCGAGGTGCTCGACACGCCCGCCGCCGCCCATGCCGTCCGCCCCCGCACTCCTGCCTTCGCCCCCGGCCCCGACGGCGAGCTCGTGACCCTCGAGCTGGGCAGCCGGGCCCGGTGGATCGCCGAGCAGGTGCCCGTCGAGAGCGTCGAGAACCTGCCGGGTGGCGGGTTCCGGATCGGCCTGCGCATCGCGGACCCGGCCTGGCTGCGGCACCTGCTGCTGCAGACCGCCGCCGAGGTGCGCGCCGTCGCACCCGCACGCGTCGCGGCCGAGGCGGCGGACGCCGCCCGCGCCGCGCTGGCGGCCTACGGCCCGCTGGCCGACCGCTGA
- a CDS encoding phosphoribosyl-ATP diphosphatase, which translates to MKTFDSLFAELTAKAAARPAGSGTVAELDGGVHAIGKKVVEEAAEVWIAAEYEGGARTAEEISQLLYHLQVMMIACDLTLEDVYAHL; encoded by the coding sequence GTGAAAACGTTTGACTCCCTGTTCGCCGAGCTGACCGCCAAGGCCGCCGCTCGCCCCGCCGGATCCGGCACCGTCGCCGAGCTGGACGGCGGCGTGCACGCCATCGGCAAGAAGGTCGTCGAGGAGGCGGCCGAGGTCTGGATCGCCGCGGAGTACGAGGGCGGGGCCCGCACCGCGGAGGAGATCTCGCAGCTGCTCTACCACCTGCAGGTCATGATGATCGCGTGCGACCTCACGCTCGAGGACGTCTACGCGCATCTGTGA
- the ribD gene encoding bifunctional diaminohydroxyphosphoribosylaminopyrimidine deaminase/5-amino-6-(5-phosphoribosylamino)uracil reductase RibD: MDLALDLARRGPAHGPNPQVGCVLLAAPSLTDPPAADPSAAGDLAGRVLAQGWHRGAGTPHAEAAALAAARVAGVDVRDATAVVTLEPCNHTGRTGPCAKALLDAGIARVVIAVADPNRVAAGGADVLRAAGVDVEVGVREAAGRELLRTWLAAVERERPFVTLKLATSLDGRIAARDGSSRWITSDVARQHAHDLRAQVDAIAVGTGTALTDDPTLTARNAAGELTGHQPLRVVVGDRELPATARLRGPGGELVHLRTHDVGKVLAELHRREVRHLLVEGGPTLAAAFLRAGVVDEIHAYVAPVLLGAGAAAVADLGIDSIGGALRFVARDPVPLGPDVLIVATPTPRTQKET; encoded by the coding sequence ATGGACCTCGCCCTCGACCTCGCCCGCCGCGGCCCGGCCCACGGGCCGAACCCCCAGGTCGGCTGCGTGCTGCTCGCCGCGCCGTCGCTGACCGACCCGCCCGCCGCCGACCCGTCCGCCGCCGGCGACCTCGCCGGCCGGGTGCTCGCGCAGGGCTGGCACCGGGGCGCCGGCACGCCGCACGCCGAGGCGGCCGCGCTCGCCGCAGCGCGCGTGGCAGGCGTCGACGTGCGCGACGCGACGGCGGTCGTCACCCTCGAGCCGTGCAACCACACCGGCCGCACCGGTCCGTGCGCGAAGGCGCTGCTCGATGCGGGGATCGCACGCGTCGTGATCGCGGTGGCGGACCCGAACCGGGTCGCGGCGGGCGGCGCGGACGTCCTGCGCGCCGCGGGCGTCGACGTCGAGGTCGGGGTGCGCGAGGCCGCCGGCCGCGAACTGCTGCGCACCTGGCTCGCCGCCGTCGAGCGCGAGCGACCGTTCGTCACCCTCAAGCTCGCGACCAGCCTCGACGGCCGGATAGCCGCGCGCGACGGCTCGAGCCGGTGGATCACGTCCGACGTCGCCCGCCAGCACGCGCACGACCTGCGCGCCCAGGTCGACGCCATCGCCGTCGGCACCGGCACCGCCCTCACCGACGACCCGACGCTCACCGCGCGCAACGCCGCCGGCGAGCTCACGGGCCACCAGCCGCTGCGGGTCGTCGTCGGCGACCGCGAGCTCCCGGCGACGGCGCGCCTGCGCGGCCCCGGCGGCGAGCTCGTGCACCTGCGCACGCACGACGTCGGCAAGGTGCTCGCCGAGCTGCACCGCCGCGAGGTGCGCCACCTGCTCGTCGAGGGCGGGCCGACCCTGGCGGCCGCCTTCCTGCGCGCGGGCGTCGTCGACGAGATCCACGCCTACGTCGCGCCCGTGCTGCTCGGGGCCGGCGCCGCCGCCGTCGCCGACCTCGGCATCGACTCGATCGGCGGGGCGCTGCGCTTCGTCGCGCGCGACCCGGTCCCGCTCGGGCCGGACGTGCTCATCGTCGCGACCCCCACGCCCCGTACCCAGAAGGAGACCTGA
- the hisG gene encoding ATP phosphoribosyltransferase yields MFRIAVPNKGSLSEPAATMLKKAGYRQRRDPRDLVLQDPANDVEFFFLRPRDIAVYVGSGTVDAGITGRDLLLDSGAHAVEHLPLGFAGSTFRYAGPQDRVTAVEQIHGLRVATSYPVLVTGHLAARGVTATVVRLDGAVESAVQLGIADVVADVVSTGTTLRGAGLVVFGDPILVSEAVLIRPADAEAGVGLETLTRRLQGVLVADQYVLMDYDVPTAQVERAIAITPGLESPTVSPLHKQDWSAVRAMVRRDQTNQVMDDLYDIGARAILVTSIHACRL; encoded by the coding sequence GTGTTCCGCATCGCCGTCCCGAACAAGGGCTCGCTGTCCGAGCCCGCCGCGACCATGCTCAAGAAGGCCGGGTACCGCCAGCGGCGCGACCCGCGCGACCTGGTGCTGCAGGACCCGGCCAACGACGTCGAGTTCTTCTTCCTGCGCCCGCGCGACATCGCGGTCTACGTCGGCTCCGGCACGGTCGACGCCGGCATCACCGGCCGCGACCTGCTGCTCGACTCGGGCGCGCACGCCGTCGAGCACCTCCCGCTCGGCTTCGCCGGATCGACCTTCCGGTATGCCGGCCCCCAGGACCGCGTCACCGCGGTCGAGCAGATCCACGGCCTGCGGGTCGCGACGTCGTACCCCGTGCTCGTCACCGGGCACCTCGCGGCCCGCGGCGTGACGGCGACGGTCGTGCGGCTCGACGGCGCGGTCGAGTCCGCGGTCCAGCTCGGCATCGCCGACGTCGTCGCCGACGTCGTCTCGACCGGCACCACCCTGCGCGGCGCGGGCCTGGTCGTCTTCGGCGACCCGATCCTCGTGTCCGAGGCGGTGCTGATCCGCCCCGCCGACGCCGAGGCCGGCGTCGGCCTCGAGACGCTCACCCGCCGCCTGCAGGGCGTGCTCGTCGCCGACCAGTACGTGCTGATGGACTACGACGTGCCGACGGCGCAGGTCGAGCGCGCGATCGCGATCACGCCCGGGCTCGAGTCGCCGACCGTCTCGCCGCTGCACAAGCAGGACTGGTCCGCGGTGCGCGCGATGGTCCGCAGGGACCAGACGAACCAGGTGATGGACGATCTCTACGACATCGGCGCCCGCGCCATCCTCGTCACGTCGATCCACGCCTGCCGGCTCTAG
- the tatC gene encoding twin-arginine translocase subunit TatC gives MPLRAHLIELRKRVILASIGLLVGAVAGWVVYPTVFAILQAPVVELNEARGQLIALNFSGVVSAFDMQLKVSLFVGVLASSPWWLYQLWAFITPGLTRRERLISVGFLSAAVPLFLTGAGLAWWLLPKAVGLLTGFTPADSTNLISAQEYLTFVMRMVLAFGAGFLVPVIMVALTMVGLVAGRTWLAGWRVAVLLAFVFGAVATPTGDAISMLVLAVPITALYFAAVAIGIGHDRRAAKRAAAEELAEAAADGPDPAVEDPAVEPGDAAVEPGDAAGHIPDADGPR, from the coding sequence ATGCCGCTGCGTGCTCACCTGATCGAGCTGCGCAAGCGCGTCATCCTCGCCTCGATCGGCCTGCTCGTCGGCGCGGTGGCCGGCTGGGTGGTGTACCCGACGGTCTTCGCGATCCTGCAGGCGCCGGTGGTCGAGCTCAACGAGGCGCGCGGCCAGCTGATCGCGTTGAACTTCAGCGGGGTCGTCTCCGCGTTCGACATGCAGCTCAAGGTCTCCCTGTTCGTCGGGGTGCTCGCCTCGAGCCCGTGGTGGCTGTACCAGCTGTGGGCGTTCATCACGCCCGGGCTCACCCGGCGCGAGCGGTTGATCAGCGTGGGGTTCCTCAGCGCCGCCGTCCCGCTCTTCCTGACGGGCGCGGGGCTCGCGTGGTGGCTGCTGCCGAAGGCGGTCGGGCTGCTCACGGGCTTCACCCCGGCGGACTCGACGAACCTCATCTCGGCGCAGGAGTACCTCACCTTCGTGATGCGCATGGTCCTCGCGTTCGGCGCGGGCTTCCTCGTGCCCGTGATCATGGTCGCGCTGACGATGGTCGGGCTCGTCGCGGGCCGCACCTGGCTCGCGGGGTGGCGGGTCGCGGTGCTGCTCGCGTTCGTGTTCGGCGCCGTCGCGACGCCCACCGGCGACGCGATCTCGATGCTGGTGCTCGCCGTGCCGATCACGGCCCTGTACTTCGCCGCCGTCGCGATCGGCATCGGGCACGACCGGCGCGCCGCCAAGCGCGCGGCCGCCGAGGAGCTGGCCGAGGCCGCGGCCGACGGGCCCGACCCTGCCGTCGAGGACCCCGCCGTCGAGCCGGGGGACGCCGCCGTCGAGCCGGGGGACGCCGCCGGGCACATCCCCGACGCCGACGGACCCCGGTGA
- the pnuC gene encoding nicotinamide riboside transporter PnuC, with protein MGVLGWLFDAQVSIAGHPILWREIIGNLFGLASAVGGLRRQIWAWPVGIVGNALLFTVFLGGVFNTPQATDLYGQAGRQVFFIAVAVYGWVRWSSTRRASGGEGPAVVPRWAGRRGWIQLGTVAVVGTAGCYLLFRELGSYGPLADAWIFTGSLLATYGMARGWTEFWLIWIAVDAVGVPLLLQAGYYPSAVLYLVYAGVVLYGFTVWLRAQRTEAPQRVTAAAGSGV; from the coding sequence GTGGGAGTGCTCGGCTGGCTCTTCGACGCCCAGGTCTCGATCGCCGGGCACCCCATCCTGTGGCGCGAGATCATCGGGAACCTGTTCGGCCTCGCGTCCGCCGTGGGCGGGTTGCGCCGCCAGATCTGGGCCTGGCCGGTCGGCATCGTGGGCAACGCGCTGCTGTTCACCGTCTTCCTCGGCGGCGTGTTCAACACCCCGCAGGCGACGGACCTGTACGGCCAGGCCGGCCGGCAGGTGTTCTTCATCGCCGTCGCGGTCTACGGCTGGGTGCGCTGGAGCTCGACCCGCCGCGCGAGCGGGGGCGAGGGCCCGGCCGTCGTGCCGCGCTGGGCCGGCCGCAGGGGCTGGATCCAGCTCGGGACGGTCGCGGTGGTCGGGACCGCCGGCTGCTACCTGCTCTTTCGCGAGCTGGGCTCGTACGGCCCGCTCGCCGACGCGTGGATCTTCACCGGCAGCCTGCTCGCCACCTACGGCATGGCGCGCGGCTGGACCGAGTTCTGGCTGATCTGGATCGCGGTCGACGCCGTCGGCGTCCCCCTCCTCCTGCAGGCCGGGTACTACCCGTCGGCGGTGCTCTACCTCGTGTACGCGGGCGTCGTCCTCTACGGCTTCACGGTCTGGCTACGGGCCCAGCGCACCGAGGCTCCGCAGCGCGTGACGGCCGCCGCCGGCTCCGGCGTCTAG
- a CDS encoding DUF3866 family protein: protein MITWRTGVVVSRGSTWSGAQEIRVRLGGTGADDVAAADLAPADLAPAAQDGAVLPDGTEVRALAYPGLVGDPAVGDRVLLNVSALARGLGTGGYALVVALPDAPPPDPAAGPGHLVKARYTPLQALVLGVDEQESAHHELLRDADDLAGLPVVIADLHSALPAIIAGARHGAALAGRPAPRVAYVMSDGGALPAWFSRTVAGLREAGWIEACLTAGQAFGGDLEAVTVHTALLAARLVVGADLVVVAQGPGNLGTGTRWGFSGVAAGEAVNAAGTLGGRPIASLRVSGADERERHLGISHHSLTAYGRVALAPADVVVPVFPPGPFEGVADADGVPPLEAGSLDALGARINQQALALVAPTGRHRLVRVDAGEDLLAALAASPVRLSTMGRGLAQDPAAFLAAAAAGVHAARLLS, encoded by the coding sequence GTGATCACCTGGCGTACCGGAGTCGTAGTCTCGCGCGGTTCGACCTGGTCGGGTGCCCAGGAGATCCGGGTCCGGCTTGGGGGCACGGGGGCCGACGACGTCGCGGCCGCCGACCTCGCGCCCGCCGACCTCGCGCCCGCCGCACAGGACGGGGCGGTGCTGCCCGACGGCACCGAGGTGCGCGCGCTCGCGTACCCGGGCCTGGTGGGCGACCCGGCGGTCGGCGACCGCGTCCTGCTCAACGTCTCGGCGCTCGCCCGGGGCCTCGGTACCGGCGGGTACGCGCTCGTCGTGGCCCTGCCCGACGCCCCGCCCCCGGATCCCGCGGCCGGACCCGGGCACCTGGTCAAGGCCCGCTACACCCCGCTCCAGGCGCTCGTGCTCGGCGTCGACGAGCAGGAGTCCGCCCACCACGAGCTGTTGCGCGACGCCGACGACCTCGCCGGCCTGCCCGTGGTGATCGCCGACCTGCACTCCGCGCTGCCCGCGATCATCGCCGGCGCGCGGCACGGCGCCGCGCTCGCCGGCCGGCCCGCGCCGCGGGTCGCCTACGTGATGTCGGACGGCGGTGCGCTGCCGGCGTGGTTTTCCCGGACCGTCGCCGGGCTGCGCGAGGCGGGCTGGATCGAGGCGTGCCTGACCGCCGGGCAGGCGTTCGGCGGGGACCTCGAAGCGGTCACCGTGCACACGGCGCTGCTCGCGGCGCGGCTCGTCGTGGGCGCCGACCTCGTCGTCGTCGCGCAGGGGCCCGGAAACCTGGGGACGGGCACGCGCTGGGGCTTCTCGGGCGTCGCCGCGGGCGAGGCCGTGAACGCGGCCGGCACGCTCGGGGGTCGGCCGATCGCGTCGCTGCGGGTCTCGGGCGCGGACGAGCGCGAGCGGCATCTCGGCATCTCCCACCACTCGCTCACCGCGTACGGGCGCGTCGCGCTCGCGCCGGCCGACGTCGTCGTACCGGTGTTCCCGCCCGGCCCCTTCGAGGGCGTCGCGGACGCCGACGGCGTGCCGCCGCTCGAGGCCGGCTCGCTCGACGCCCTGGGTGCCCGCATCAACCAGCAGGCACTCGCGCTCGTCGCGCCGACCGGGCGGCACCGCCTCGTGCGGGTCGACGCCGGCGAGGACCTGCTCGCGGCGCTGGCGGCCTCGCCCGTCCGGCTCTCCACGATGGGCCGCGGCCTGGCCCAGGACCCGGCGGCGTTCCTCGCGGCCGCGGCCGCGGGCGTGCACGCCGCCCGGCTGCTGTCCTGA
- the ribB gene encoding 3,4-dihydroxy-2-butanone-4-phosphate synthase — MSRPAAAALPTPRDPAADAPRPAGADGEIRLGTIEQALDALREGRPVLVADSPDRENEADVVLAAGSATPEWIAWTIRHSSGYLCAPMTSERADALELPLMVPHSQDPRRTAYTVTVDAARGVTTGISAHDRARTLRVLANPGSGAVDLIRPGHVLPLRAVPGGVLHRAGHTEAAVDLCRLAGLAPVGAISELVNDDGTMMRLGQAAHLAVRDELVLITIADLIAWRRAHGDVPATAAADDDGAPAMPRVHAGAIAALPTRHGTFRVHSYRDLRTGADHVALVSVQPWAGTPIVRVHSECLTGDAFSSLRCDCGPQLDASLERAAAEGGIVVYVRGHEGRGIGLASKIAAYELQDSGRDTVQANLDLGWPADRREYGAAAAILTDLGARRVRLLTNNPAKVLGLRAHGVEVTEMIGLEVGHTPQNAGYLHTKAAEMGHLLTHPAGGPAGATHLPVTPEEIPT, encoded by the coding sequence ATGAGCCGTCCCGCCGCGGCGGCGCTGCCGACGCCGCGCGACCCGGCCGCCGACGCCCCGCGCCCCGCGGGCGCCGACGGCGAGATCCGGCTCGGCACCATCGAGCAGGCGCTGGACGCGCTGCGCGAGGGCCGCCCGGTGCTGGTCGCCGACTCGCCGGACCGCGAGAACGAGGCCGACGTCGTGCTCGCGGCCGGCTCCGCGACGCCCGAGTGGATCGCCTGGACCATCCGGCACTCGTCGGGCTACCTGTGCGCGCCGATGACCTCCGAACGCGCGGACGCCCTGGAGCTGCCGCTGATGGTCCCGCACAGCCAGGACCCGCGCCGCACCGCGTACACCGTGACCGTCGACGCGGCGCGCGGCGTCACGACCGGCATCTCCGCGCACGACCGGGCGCGCACCCTCCGGGTCCTGGCCAACCCGGGCTCGGGCGCCGTCGACCTGATCCGGCCCGGGCATGTGCTGCCGCTGCGCGCCGTCCCGGGCGGGGTACTGCACCGCGCGGGTCACACCGAGGCGGCCGTCGACCTGTGCCGGCTCGCCGGTCTCGCGCCCGTCGGCGCGATCTCCGAGCTCGTCAACGACGACGGCACCATGATGCGGCTCGGCCAGGCCGCTCACCTGGCCGTCCGGGACGAGCTGGTGCTCATCACGATCGCCGACCTGATCGCGTGGCGCCGCGCGCACGGCGACGTCCCGGCGACGGCGGCGGCCGACGACGACGGCGCCCCGGCGATGCCGCGCGTGCACGCCGGCGCGATCGCTGCGCTGCCCACCCGGCACGGGACGTTCCGCGTGCACTCCTACCGGGACCTGCGCACCGGCGCCGACCACGTCGCGCTCGTGTCGGTCCAGCCGTGGGCGGGCACCCCGATCGTCCGGGTGCACTCCGAGTGCCTCACCGGCGACGCGTTCAGCTCGCTGCGTTGCGACTGCGGCCCGCAGCTCGACGCCTCGCTCGAGCGGGCGGCCGCCGAGGGCGGCATCGTCGTCTACGTGCGCGGCCACGAGGGCCGCGGGATCGGGCTCGCGTCCAAGATCGCGGCCTACGAGCTCCAGGACTCCGGCCGGGACACCGTGCAGGCGAACCTCGACCTCGGCTGGCCCGCAGACCGGCGCGAGTACGGCGCCGCGGCGGCGATCCTCACCGACCTCGGCGCCCGCCGCGTGCGGCTGCTCACCAACAACCCGGCGAAGGTCCTCGGCCTGCGCGCGCACGGCGTCGAGGTCACCGAGATGATCGGTCTCGAGGTCGGCCACACCCCGCAGAACGCCGGCTACCTGCACACGAAGGCGGCCGAGATGGGCCACCTGCTCACCCACCCCGCTGGCGGCCCCGCCGGCGCAACCCACCTGCCCGTCACCCCCGAGGAGATCCCCACATGA
- a CDS encoding helix-turn-helix transcriptional regulator produces the protein MPAQTHPAERLLNLVIALVNTAGRLTKEQIRTTVAGYADATSGDAFERMFERDKDALRELGIPILTVVGSGHSDDVGYRVDQEAYALPAIDLTAAELGVLSLAAEFWQDKSLRTDARRALSKLRAVGVAPSGADLVAGLAPRVRAAGESFGPLLDAVQARQPVSFTYRAASTGDVRDRVVEPWRLLARRGGWYVIGRDQGRDAPRSFRLSRIEGRVQAVGAPGSYEIPADLDAAAILEARSSERPRVATLALRPERASALRSRAADPASPVDLAEPDLTTDPDIVPLLAHRDLVRVPFAGVSDLADEIAGYADAVVVLAPADLRAAVLRRLRAAATLDTLDQADTLDQVDTLDQVDAGDAPGPQEEPRG, from the coding sequence ATGCCCGCACAGACCCATCCCGCCGAGCGCCTGCTCAACCTCGTGATCGCCCTGGTCAACACGGCCGGCCGCCTCACGAAGGAGCAGATCCGCACCACCGTCGCGGGGTACGCCGACGCAACCTCCGGCGACGCCTTCGAGCGGATGTTCGAGCGGGACAAGGACGCGCTGCGCGAGCTGGGCATCCCCATCCTGACCGTCGTGGGCAGCGGCCACAGCGACGACGTCGGGTACCGCGTGGACCAGGAGGCGTACGCGCTGCCGGCGATCGACCTGACGGCGGCCGAGCTCGGCGTGCTCTCGCTCGCGGCCGAGTTCTGGCAGGACAAGTCGCTGCGCACCGACGCCCGCCGCGCGCTGTCGAAGCTTCGCGCCGTCGGGGTCGCGCCGAGCGGTGCCGACCTGGTCGCGGGCCTCGCCCCGCGGGTGCGCGCCGCGGGGGAGTCGTTCGGGCCGCTGTTGGACGCCGTCCAGGCCCGCCAGCCGGTGTCGTTCACCTATCGCGCCGCGAGCACCGGCGACGTCCGGGACCGCGTCGTCGAGCCGTGGCGGCTGCTCGCCCGGCGCGGCGGCTGGTACGTGATCGGACGCGACCAGGGCCGGGACGCGCCGCGCTCGTTCCGGCTGAGCCGCATCGAGGGCCGCGTGCAGGCGGTCGGCGCGCCGGGCTCCTACGAGATCCCCGCCGACCTCGACGCCGCCGCGATCCTCGAGGCGCGCTCGAGCGAGCGCCCGCGCGTCGCGACCCTCGCGCTGCGCCCCGAGCGGGCCAGCGCGCTGCGCTCGCGCGCGGCAGACCCGGCGAGCCCGGTGGACCTGGCCGAGCCCGACCTGACGACCGACCCCGACATCGTCCCGCTGCTCGCGCACCGGGACCTCGTCCGCGTGCCCTTCGCGGGGGTCTCCGACCTCGCGGACGAGATCGCGGGCTACGCCGACGCCGTCGTCGTCCTCGCGCCCGCGGACCTGCGGGCCGCGGTGCTGCGCCGGCTGCGCGCCGCGGCGACCCTCGACACGCTCGACCAGGCCGACACGCTCGACCAGGTCGACACGCTCGACCAGGTCGACGCGGGCGACGCGCCCGGACCCCAGGAGGAACCCCGTGGCTGA
- the tatA gene encoding Sec-independent protein translocase subunit TatA: MPNLKPGEIALILLIVLLLFGAKRLPDLARSVGKSLKILKTEVKDLGDDDAPVAPSAPANAAPPVATTPVAPVVPTVVAPPVVTPPVVIPEPYSSAPASRTPSGDDADRKQV; the protein is encoded by the coding sequence ATGCCGAACCTCAAACCGGGCGAGATCGCGCTGATCCTGCTCATCGTGCTGCTGCTGTTCGGCGCGAAGCGCCTGCCGGATCTCGCGCGCAGCGTCGGGAAGTCGCTCAAGATCCTCAAGACCGAGGTCAAGGACCTGGGCGACGACGACGCGCCCGTCGCCCCCAGCGCACCGGCGAATGCCGCACCGCCGGTCGCGACGACGCCGGTCGCGCCAGTCGTGCCGACCGTTGTCGCCCCGCCGGTCGTCACCCCGCCGGTCGTCATCCCCGAGCCGTACAGCAGCGCGCCGGCGAGCCGCACCCCGTCCGGCGACGACGCCGACCGCAAGCAGGTCTAG
- the ribH gene encoding 6,7-dimethyl-8-ribityllumazine synthase, producing the protein MSGTGAPDLQVDGSGLYVTIVAARWHTVVMDGLLAGARRALVAAGVTEIREVRVPGSFELPIAASRAAHHRADAIVALGVVIRGGTPHFEYVCQAATQGLSDVALRSGVPVGFGLLTCDDEAQAIDRAGLPGSHEDKGADAANAAIATVLALRGI; encoded by the coding sequence ATGAGCGGTACCGGAGCACCCGACCTGCAGGTCGACGGCAGCGGCTTGTACGTCACCATCGTCGCCGCACGCTGGCACACCGTCGTCATGGACGGCCTGCTCGCGGGCGCGCGGCGCGCGCTGGTCGCCGCCGGCGTCACGGAGATCCGCGAGGTCCGCGTGCCCGGCTCGTTCGAGCTGCCCATCGCGGCGTCGCGCGCCGCCCACCACCGCGCGGACGCGATCGTCGCGCTCGGCGTCGTCATCCGCGGCGGCACCCCGCACTTCGAGTACGTCTGCCAGGCCGCGACCCAGGGCCTGTCCGACGTCGCGCTGCGCTCGGGCGTCCCGGTCGGGTTCGGGCTGCTGACCTGCGACGACGAGGCGCAGGCCATCGACCGCGCCGGGCTGCCCGGCTCGCACGAGGACAAGGGCGCCGACGCGGCGAACGCCGCGATCGCGACCGTCCTCGCCCTGCGCGGCATCTGA